From Paraglaciecola sp. L1A13:
CTGGGCAACAATTCAAGCCAAGGACTCAAGGGCGAATCGGCGATTTCTTTATAAAACTGATTAAACCAGGTTACTGACATGAAATAGGCCCTACTGAATAGAGTGATGAAAAGACTAGTTTTTAATCGCGACTAAAGAAGCAAAATTAAAACACTGAAACCACAAGATAACGTCATCAAAGCCGGCATTGGTTAAACGCGTTTTATGTGCTTCAAACGTTTCAGCACGTAACACGTTCTCTAGCGACTCGCGTTTTTGGCTTATCTCAAGTTCGCTATAGCCATTACGCCGCTTAAACTCATGGTGTAAATCGACTAGTAGCTCGTTGCCTTGCTCCGAATCATGGCGAAGTTTTTCTGACAGAATGAAAATGCCACCGGGCGCCAGACCGTTATATATAGACTTAATGATTTTGTCGCGCTTTGCTGGCTCAATAAATTGAAGTGTAAAATTCATCACCACACTTGATGCGCGCTGAATGTGCACGTTTTGTAAGTCATCACAAATCACCTCTATGGGTGTATTAGCTTTGTATGCCTGAACATGCCGTTTACAGCGTTGGACCATTGCTTCAGAATTGTCTACCGCAATAATATTACAGGATTTAGCCTCCACATAACGCGCAGCAGCAAGGCTCACCGCCCCTAAAGAACAGCCTAAATCGTAGATATTGGAATGCTCAGTAGCATAGCGCCCCGCTAGCTGACCAATAGCATCAACAATGGTGCTATACCCAGGAACTGAGCGCTGAATCATATCCGGAAAAACTTCTGCTACTGAATCATCAAAGCGAAATCCACTGACCTGCTGAGGCTGTGAATAAATGGCGTCTTTGCCTGTTTGCATGTCATTAATAACTTCTAGGAAAAAAATTGGCTCAATTCTACCCGCCTGACATCGACCAAGCAATTGCGTTGACCGATTCAACTGCCTTAACCACTGAATAACCTGTCATAAGTCATGGGATAAGCGAATTGAGTGGCGTATTAGTTACATCGAACTAAAGCCTTCTGGTAGTATGTGTTACATAAATCGGAGGGAGAACAATTATCCCTTCATTATTTACGACTAAAGTATTAATCTTATATCTTAATATTGAATCTTTTATTGAAGGCATATAAATGGCAAAATTTTTAATCGCAGATGATCATCCGCTTTTTCGTGAAGCTTTAGTGGGTGCGTTAAGTCCGCTATTCGAAGAAGTTGAGATTTTGCAATCCGATTCCCTCGACTCCACGCTAAATATGCTTCAAGAGAATAATGAT
This genomic window contains:
- the cmoA gene encoding carboxy-S-adenosyl-L-methionine synthase CmoA, with translation MQTGKDAIYSQPQQVSGFRFDDSVAEVFPDMIQRSVPGYSTIVDAIGQLAGRYATEHSNIYDLGCSLGAVSLAAARYVEAKSCNIIAVDNSEAMVQRCKRHVQAYKANTPIEVICDDLQNVHIQRASSVVMNFTLQFIEPAKRDKIIKSIYNGLAPGGIFILSEKLRHDSEQGNELLVDLHHEFKRRNGYSELEISQKRESLENVLRAETFEAHKTRLTNAGFDDVILWFQCFNFASLVAIKN